Proteins encoded in a region of the Halostella limicola genome:
- a CDS encoding TrmB family transcriptional regulator, with amino-acid sequence MASLRDLGLSEYEARAYRALLNTGPTTAKELSRASDVPMGRIYDVLNSIEQYNLVRSQTASRPKKYVAVEPSTALDRLLEDKKRELEEKAEQYESIVDELSDELDAAEPVEEQFWTAAVGEEETTDLLIERLSSADRRIRMAASHKSPQFDISEVGIQINEQIEAALDRGVEIDLLMTPKLVDSLPKEVGHRYRHDMSDHPDYEVRTTERISSSFYLLDDVEVCIQVPNPLDTGEAFAMIDLKDPEFATNIQEQFQPRWEEAEPLSI; translated from the coding sequence ATGGCGAGTCTGAGGGACCTCGGGCTGTCGGAGTACGAAGCGCGGGCGTACCGCGCGCTGCTCAACACGGGCCCGACAACCGCTAAAGAGTTGTCCCGGGCCAGCGACGTCCCGATGGGCCGCATCTACGACGTGCTGAACAGCATCGAGCAGTACAACCTCGTCCGGAGCCAGACCGCGAGCCGGCCGAAGAAGTACGTCGCCGTCGAGCCCTCGACGGCGCTCGATCGCTTACTGGAGGACAAAAAGCGGGAACTAGAGGAGAAAGCCGAGCAGTACGAGAGCATCGTCGACGAGCTCAGCGACGAACTCGACGCGGCCGAGCCGGTGGAGGAGCAGTTCTGGACCGCCGCCGTCGGCGAGGAGGAGACGACCGACCTCCTGATCGAGCGGCTCTCCTCGGCCGACCGCCGCATCCGGATGGCCGCCTCCCACAAGTCCCCGCAGTTCGACATCAGCGAGGTCGGCATCCAGATAAACGAGCAGATCGAGGCGGCGCTCGACCGCGGCGTCGAGATCGACCTCCTGATGACCCCGAAGCTGGTCGACTCGCTCCCGAAGGAGGTCGGGCATCGCTACCGACACGACATGTCCGACCACCCGGACTACGAGGTCCGGACAACCGAGCGCATCAGCTCCTCCTTTTACCTCCTCGACGACGTCGAGGTGTGCATCCAGGTGCCGAACCCCCTCGACACGGGCGAGGCGTTCGCGATGATCGACCTGAAAGACCCCGAGTTCGCGACCAACATACAGGAGCAGTTCCAGCCGCGGTGGGAGGAAGCGGAGCCGCTGTCGATCTAA